ATGTAGCGCCTGACATATGCCTCCTGGCGCATGCCTCTTGACGCGGCCCGCGCTTTGAGACAAAGTGTGCCCATGTCGGATGATAACCCTCCCCCTACAATGGCCCTCGACTCTTCCGCAACGGAATGCCCCGTTGTGCATGAGACCGAGAGCGGCCAGAAGTTACTTCAGTTTTTGCAGCGCCGTCTGAACCTCCCCCAAGCCATGCTGCACCGTTGGGTGCGCACGGGACAAGTGAGGATAAACGGTTGCCGATGCAAACCTTTTTCGCGCGTACAGGCCGGTGACCTCGTTCGCCTGCCCCCCTTTGCCATAAAAATGGCCGCGCAGTGCGACGATCCGCTGCCAGCGCCCGCACGCAAACTCCGTAACGATGAAGAAGCTGCAAGCGGCCCTCCGCTGCCTCCTCTTGTGGGCTCCAGCGGCTACCTGTGGGCTTTTGACAAGCCCGCCGGCCTGCCCACCCATCCCGGAACCGGGCATGAAGACAGCCTGACAACCCGCCTGGCCCGGCATTTTGCCAACGCAAGCTTTATGCCCACGCCCGTGCACCGGCTGGACAAGGAAACCTCGGGCATCCTGCTTGTGGCCGCATCCTATGCGGCATTGGACGAAGCCCAGCAAGCCCTTCGCGGCCAGCGCATGGTCAAGGAATACGTGGCATGGGTAGCCGGACGCTGGCCCCACGAAGAAACCTGCCTTGTGCGGCATTTTTTGCGCAAGGACGCGGTACACGGCTTTGAAAAAATGTGCACCGTGGGCGCGGACGCGGCCGACGGTAAAGAAGCCCTTTGCCTTGTGCGCCCTCTGATTGTGGAGGACGGGGCAAGCCTTGTGCAGGTGCGCCTGCTCACGGGCCGCACCCACCAGATTCGCACCCAGCTTGCCAGCCTTGGGCATCCGGTGCTTGGCGACGCCAAGTACGGCCAGGCCAGGCCTGGAAGCCCACTGTATCTGCACGCCCTGCGCATGATCCTGCCGGAAGGCGCGTCCTTTGCCAGCCTGCCCCCCTGGGGAGGCGCGCGTGCCGTGACAGACCTGCCCGACCCCATCGCCTGCGGCGACGACCTGCCCTCGCCGCCACCCCTCTTGTGTGGGGTATTCCCATTGGGCGCCGAAGGTGCTACAATTTCTCTTTTACATTAGAACTCGCACTGGCGGGGCTTTCAAAAAGCGTCCCGCGCACTGCACGCGGCCTTGTTTTCAGGCCGCCACAAGGTTATAGACATGGCTGAAAATCCGCCGCGCATCATTCTTGTGGGCCGCCCCAACGTGGGCAAGTCCACTCTGTTCAACCGCCTTATCCGCAGCAATCGCGCCATCACCCATGACAGGCCGGGCATCACCCGTGACCGCATGGACGGCGTGGTGCGCCGCAAGGACATGCCCGTATTCGGCATTGTCGACACAGGCGGCATCACCCTTGACGCACATGCCATGGTGGTGGAAGGCCCGGAGGGCATCCGCGGCTTTGAGCAGGACATCCTGAACCAGACAGAGGCCGCACTCAAGGACGCCACAGCCGTGGCCTTTGTTGTGGATGGCCGTGACGGCCTGCTGCCGCTGGACGAGCATCTGGCCGCCCACGTGCGGCGCAAGGGGCTGCCGACCCTCTGCGTAGTCAACAAGGTTGACGGCGCGGAACACGAAGACGAGCACATGGCGGAATTTCACGCCCTGGGCTTTCCCCTGCTGGCGGTCTCCGCCGAGCACGGACACAACATGAACGCCCTGGTCGAGGACCTTATTGCCCTGCTGCCCGAAGACAGCTCGGAGGAGCCCCCGGCCCCTCCCACGTTGCGCCTGGCCATGCTGGGCCGCCCCAATGCGGGCAAATCCTCGCTTATCAACGCCCTGTCGGGTGAAGACCGCATGATCGTCTCGGACGTGGCGGGCACTACCCGCGACAGCGTGGACGTGCGCTTTACCAAGAATGGCAAGGACTATGTCTTCGTGGACACGGCAGGCGTTCGCCGCCGCACCAAGATTTCGGACAACGTGGAAAAGTATTCGGTCAACTCGGCCATCAAGTCCACCACCAAGGCGGACGTGACCCTTCTGACCCTGGATGCGGCCGAAGGCGTGAGCCAGCAGGACAAGCGCCTCATGGACATGCTCAACACCCGCAAGACTCCCTTCATGGTTCTTATCAACAAGTGCGACCTTGCCCCCCGCAACGCGCTTGACCAGTTGAGAAAGAACGTCAGCGAACTGCTGTCATTCTGCCCCCATGTGCCCGTCCTGCTGGTTTCCGCCCTCAAGGGCAAGGACATCAACAAGATCTTGCCTCTGGCGCAGAAAATTCATGATGAATGCAGCGTCCGCATCACCACGGGCAAGCTCAACCGCGCCATGGAAGAAGTGCTCACGCGGCACCAGCCTCCGGTGGTCAAGCGCGTGCGGGCCAAATTTTTCTATCTCACTCAGGCCGAATCCGAGCCGCCGACCTTTGTCTTTTTTGTGAGCGACGCGGAACGTGTGCCTGAAAGCTACACCCGTTACCTTGAACGGGCGCTGCGCAAAATCTTCGAAATCTCGCACGCGCCCATGCGTATCCACCTGCGCTCAAGCCACAAAAAGAAAACAGCGTAAGCCTGCACGGGCAGTTCGCCTTTACCGGCGTGCCACTGCGCAAACATACAAGAAGTCCGAATGCGGAACATCCGCTTCGGACTTCTGTTTTTACCCCGCCGCAGCCACCCCTTTTTTCCGCCCATCCCCCATGCGGCACTTGACAAACGCGGCGGGCTCGCATTGACAGAATGCCCGCAATAAGGCAATAGAAAATCCTTCATCTAATATGACGTGCAAAGTCTGCGCGCACAATTTTCTCGTAGGAGGGGCAGATGAAAAAAGGTATGACATGGCTTGCCGCAATGGCTGTCTGCGTGACGTTGGCCGCGCCTGCTCAGGCTGCTGATCCCATCAAGATCGGCGTGCAGGGGGCTCAGTCCGGCGACCTGGCTTCTTACGGCGTTCCCAGCTTGAACGCGGTAAAAATCGTTGTGGATCAGGCCAACGCCAAGGGCGGTCTGCTTGGCCGCACCATTGAAGTTGTGGCGCAGGACGACCAGTGCAAACCCGAAATGGCCACCAACGCGGCCACCAAACTGATTTCTGAAAAAGTCAACGCTGTTGTCGGCCCCATTTGCTCCGGCCCCACCAAGGCTTCGCTGCCCATGTTCCAGGAAGCAGCCCTTATCGCGGTGTCGCCCACGGCCACCACGCCCGGCCTGACTGAAGAAGGCAAGAACCCGCTCTTCTTCCGCACCGTGGCCAATGACAATGCCCAGGCCGCGCTGACCAGCGACTTCATGCTCAAAAAGCTCAAGGTCAAAAAGGTCGCCTACCTGCATGACAACGGCGACTACGGCAAGGGTTTTGCCGACAAGAACCGCGAAATCATGGAAAAAGGCGGCACGGAAACCGTGCTTTTTGAAGCCGTTACCCCCGATGCCGTGGACTTTTCCGCTGTGGTGCGCAAACTGCGCCGCGCCAAGCCCGACATCATCGTTTTCGGCGGCTACCAGCCCGTGGCCTCCAAGCTGTTGCAGCAGATGCGCCGCGACAACCTGAAGACCCCGCTCATCGGCCCCGACGGCGTGAAGGATGAAACCTTCCTCAAGATGACCGGCAAGGACAGCGAAGGCACCTATGCCTCCTATCCCAAGGACACCAGTACCCTGCCCGAGTACAAAGCCGCGCGTGAAGCCCACATCAAGGCTTTCGGCAGCGAGCCTGGCTTTGGCTACTACAATGCCTATGCCGCCGCCCAGTGCCTGCTTGCCGCCATTGAAAAGGCCGGCAGCACCGACACCGCCAAGGTCAAGGACATTCTGCGCGACAACAAGGTGGACACCCCGCTTGGCAAGATCAGCTTCAACGCCAAGGGCGACGCCGCCGGTATGGGACTTTCCATTTACCAGGTCAAGGACGGCAAGTTTGTGGAACTCGACCACAGCATCGTTCTTCAATAAATGATCATGGGGGGCGCGGCCTAGGTCGCGCCCCCGTTTTCACACGCATTTTCGGCCCCGGTCGACGGCAATAACGGAACTTACGCCAGAGGCGCACCCGCTCTGGCGCGTGGGACGGCATGGACATCCAATTTTTTATAGAACTTTTCTTTGGTGGACTCACCAGAGGCAGTATCTATGCGCTTATAGCTCTGGGCTATACTCTTGTGTATGGCATCATTGAGCTTATCAACTTTGCGCATGGTGAAATTTATATGCTTGGCGCTTTCACGGCCCTTCTGGTCGCCGGAGCTCTGGGCGTTTACGGCTTTCCTGCCGGGGGCATACTGGTTGTTGCCGCCCTTGCGGCCATTGTCTGGTGTGCGGCCTATGGCTTCACCCTTGAAAAGGTAGCCTACAAGCCTCTGCGCGGCGCGCCGCGCCTTTCGCCGCTGATTTCGGCCATTGGCATGTCCATCTTTTTGCAGAACTATGTGCTGCTGGCCCAGACAGCGGACTTTGTGCCCTTTCCCAATCTGCTTCCCGAAATGAGTTTTCTTGACTATATCGATAACGTCATGGGGCCCAGCGACTTTCTTATTCTGCTGGTCAGCACTCTGGCCATGTTGGCCCTTACGCTCTTTATCCGCTACACCCGCATGGGCAAAGCCATGCGCGCCACGGCGCAAAACCGCAAGATGGCGCTTTTGCTTGGCATCAACGCCGACCGCATCATTTCGCTGACCTTTATCATCGGCTCCTCACTGGCGGCCCTGGGCGGCGTGCTCATTGCCTCGCACATGGGGCAGGTCAACTTCGGCATCGGCTTTCTTGCGGGGCTCAAGGCATTCACGGCCGCAGTGCTCGGCGGCATCGGCTCCATCCCCGGCGCCATGCTCGGCGGCCTTGTGCTGGGACTGGCCGAAAGCTTCACCACTGGCTATTTTTCAGGCAACTATGAGGACATGCTGGCCTTTGCCATTCTTATCCTCATCCTTATTTTCCGGCCCGACGGCATCCTCGGCAAAGCCAAAGTGCAGAAGGTGTAGCCATGCAAAGAGTCATCAAGGCCGCCATTGCGGCACTCTGGTTCATGCTGCTCACCCTGCCCGTTCTTGGCCTCAAGCTGAACACCATTGAACGCACCGTCACCTGGCGGCTGGATCGCATTGCGCTTTTGGGCATTGCCATCTTTGGCCTCGCCCTGTTGTGGGACTGGTGCTTCTCGCGCAAGGCAAGAGGCCTGGCCATCATCAAACTGCCTGCCGGTTTCGGCATTGGCCCCGCCATGGCCGCGCTTTCGCAAAAGCCCAAGCTCATGGCGGCCAGTCTGGCTGCTTTGGCGGCCGTCATGATTATCATGCCCATGGTGAGCTCCTTCTACCAGACCAACATCATGATCTCGGCCCTGCTCTACGTGATGCTGGCCCTTGGTCTGAATATCGTGGTGGGTCTGGCCGGTCAGCTTGTGCTGGGTTATGTGGCCTTTTACGCCGTGGGCGCGTACGCCTACGGGCT
Above is a genomic segment from Desulfovibrio sp. containing:
- a CDS encoding RluA family pseudouridine synthase, translated to MSDDNPPPTMALDSSATECPVVHETESGQKLLQFLQRRLNLPQAMLHRWVRTGQVRINGCRCKPFSRVQAGDLVRLPPFAIKMAAQCDDPLPAPARKLRNDEEAASGPPLPPLVGSSGYLWAFDKPAGLPTHPGTGHEDSLTTRLARHFANASFMPTPVHRLDKETSGILLVAASYAALDEAQQALRGQRMVKEYVAWVAGRWPHEETCLVRHFLRKDAVHGFEKMCTVGADAADGKEALCLVRPLIVEDGASLVQVRLLTGRTHQIRTQLASLGHPVLGDAKYGQARPGSPLYLHALRMILPEGASFASLPPWGGARAVTDLPDPIACGDDLPSPPPLLCGVFPLGAEGATISLLH
- the der gene encoding ribosome biogenesis GTPase Der, producing the protein MAENPPRIILVGRPNVGKSTLFNRLIRSNRAITHDRPGITRDRMDGVVRRKDMPVFGIVDTGGITLDAHAMVVEGPEGIRGFEQDILNQTEAALKDATAVAFVVDGRDGLLPLDEHLAAHVRRKGLPTLCVVNKVDGAEHEDEHMAEFHALGFPLLAVSAEHGHNMNALVEDLIALLPEDSSEEPPAPPTLRLAMLGRPNAGKSSLINALSGEDRMIVSDVAGTTRDSVDVRFTKNGKDYVFVDTAGVRRRTKISDNVEKYSVNSAIKSTTKADVTLLTLDAAEGVSQQDKRLMDMLNTRKTPFMVLINKCDLAPRNALDQLRKNVSELLSFCPHVPVLLVSALKGKDINKILPLAQKIHDECSVRITTGKLNRAMEEVLTRHQPPVVKRVRAKFFYLTQAESEPPTFVFFVSDAERVPESYTRYLERALRKIFEISHAPMRIHLRSSHKKKTA
- a CDS encoding branched-chain amino acid ABC transporter substrate-binding protein — its product is MKKGMTWLAAMAVCVTLAAPAQAADPIKIGVQGAQSGDLASYGVPSLNAVKIVVDQANAKGGLLGRTIEVVAQDDQCKPEMATNAATKLISEKVNAVVGPICSGPTKASLPMFQEAALIAVSPTATTPGLTEEGKNPLFFRTVANDNAQAALTSDFMLKKLKVKKVAYLHDNGDYGKGFADKNREIMEKGGTETVLFEAVTPDAVDFSAVVRKLRRAKPDIIVFGGYQPVASKLLQQMRRDNLKTPLIGPDGVKDETFLKMTGKDSEGTYASYPKDTSTLPEYKAAREAHIKAFGSEPGFGYYNAYAAAQCLLAAIEKAGSTDTAKVKDILRDNKVDTPLGKISFNAKGDAAGMGLSIYQVKDGKFVELDHSIVLQ
- a CDS encoding ABC transporter permease subunit yields the protein MDIQFFIELFFGGLTRGSIYALIALGYTLVYGIIELINFAHGEIYMLGAFTALLVAGALGVYGFPAGGILVVAALAAIVWCAAYGFTLEKVAYKPLRGAPRLSPLISAIGMSIFLQNYVLLAQTADFVPFPNLLPEMSFLDYIDNVMGPSDFLILLVSTLAMLALTLFIRYTRMGKAMRATAQNRKMALLLGINADRIISLTFIIGSSLAALGGVLIASHMGQVNFGIGFLAGLKAFTAAVLGGIGSIPGAMLGGLVLGLAESFTTGYFSGNYEDMLAFAILILILIFRPDGILGKAKVQKV